Genomic DNA from Syntrophus gentianae:
ACGGGACGCATTCTGAGTCAGGTCTATGAAAATCCGCGGAACGCGGAACGCTTTGAATCGGTATCCGTTAAAACCATTGACGGTTTGACGGATCAGGACGTGAAACGCTTCCGTAATGATGGGCTGCGAAACCTGGTTCGCCTCATCGGCCAGCAAGCCCGCCTGCACGGATCGGAACGGATTGTCATCAATGCCACGGGGGGTTACAAGGCACAGATTTCTTTTGCCGGGATGATCGGCCAGGCCCTGGAAATTCCCGTATGCTATCTGTTCGAGCGCTTTTCGGAAGTGATTGAGCTTCCGCCACAGCCTGTCTCTCTCGATCTTGCCTTCTGGCTGGATCATGTAGAGCTTTTTTTTGATCTGGAAGATGGGATAGAATCGGATGGCCCATTCAATCAGCCGGACGAACGCTTTGCAACGATCCTGGACACTGTTCAGGTCGAAAAGCGCTGGCTGACCATCCTGTCTCCAACAGGCCAGCTCTTTCATGAATCCTTGCGCCATCGCTTCACCCTGAGTTCTTCAACCATTCTCCCCCCGGATTCCGGAATTAAGCCGGAGCACAAAAAAATCCGCTATGAGGATGACAACAGGGGAAAACATAAGGGACTGGAAATCTTTCTGAATAAAGTCCGTGAAAGCCCCTTTGTAAAGGAGATCTATACCCACTATTATAACCCGAGTCTCAATGTTCCGATCCGGTTCCGCAAGTCTACCAAGGATCCACGCCACCAGCTGGAAGGAATTTTCAGCAACGCTGGTGCCACAACCAAATTCGATATCATTACAACAGCTCAAAACAGTAGACAAATGCAGGCATGCATTGCAGAGTTAAATGATTCATTCGCGGCATAGTATCCATCTCAGGAGGTTTGAGTTATGGCACGTCTCATGATCATGTCCATCGGCGGCTCACCCGAGCCCCTCAGAAAAAGCATCGCGGAACATCAGCCGGAACGGATTATTTTCTTCGCCTCGCAGGATTCAATACTCAAGGCCGGTGAAGTGCTGGATCGGATCAATCTGAAACCCAAGATCGAATCGGAACTCTCCGAAGACCCGAATTCCCTGTTTGAATGCTACAAGACGGCGCGGCTCTGCGTCCGCAGAGCGATGCGGTCGGGATATTCCGACGACGAAATAATGATTGATTACACAGGAGGCACCAAGGTCATGACGGCAGCCCTGATCCTGGCGACAGTTGGCTATCCCTTCCAGTTCAACTATGTCGGGGGGGATGCACGAACGAAAGCGGGACTCGGCATTGTGGAAAACGGCCATGAGCGTATGTTTTCCGACATGAATCCTTGGTCTGTCTTTGCCGAGGAAGAACGTCGCCAAGTGATAATTCTTTTCAATCGATGCCGATTCTCCGCAGTCATTGAAATAATCTCTATGGCATCAACACGGGATCTTCCCGTTGAAATCGCCGACTACTTCAACTTCGTAAAATATCTTGCCGAGGGCTTTCTTTACTGGGAGCAATTCAACCATAAAATGGCGGCGACTTCCCTCACTACCGGAATTCAAAATTTAGAAAATTATCTGCGGGTTCATAGAGATTCCCAATATAACCAATTTACAGATGATCTCCGGCAGTGTCATGAAAGGCTCAAGAATATTCTTTCCATGACAAAAGGACTGAACAAATTCCATCCTGTCTTGATAGATGACCTTCTCAATAACGCCCGACGCCGGATCTCTGAGGGCCGCTATGATGATGCCGCTGCACGCGTATACCGCGCCCTTGAGCTATACGGGCAGATCATTTTTCAGGAATCTGCGGGGTGTTCAAATAGTAATGTCCCCAAGGACAAAATTCCTGAGACCATTCGAGAGGAATTTGTCCGCAAATATGCAGACCCGGTCGATGGAATCATAAAGCTGCCACTCCAGGCGACCTTCAATTTTCTCCAAAAAACCGGGCATGAAGCAGGTGAGCGTTTTTTCCAGAATATCTCGGAGATCAAAAAAATCCAAGGCAGTAGAAATGAGTCGATTCTTGCCCATGGAATAAAACCGGTTACGGAACATGCAATTGGAAAGATTCTACAGGTCGTGTCAGATTTTACCGGTTTCAAAGCGATTTTCGATTTTCCCCGTTTGCCGTAATGGCCCTGATGAGGAATTCGCACTATGAACTTGACGCGAACCTCGCTTGCAAAAAGCATTTATCCGTAACTTATTGAAATTACAATTCATTGCTAAACAGTACTTTTCAGGTTCGCAAAAGCAGAACTTGTTTAATGATATTAAATGGATGAGGCGAATAAAATTTAGTTGGAAAGGAGTGAAGTGGATGATTCTTTGGCTTTTGGCAAGAGGTTCGCGAATATGCTGTCTCGGAGCCGCT
This window encodes:
- a CDS encoding putative CRISPR-associated protein, which produces MRDILICTVGTSLKNNISGQNESPLYSLLMADNARGVALELLKHSPEDRLNGAEINSIHSIIAGKRLDRLDNLIFLVSDTPDGSLTGRILSQVYENPRNAERFESVSVKTIDGLTDQDVKRFRNDGLRNLVRLIGQQARLHGSERIVINATGGYKAQISFAGMIGQALEIPVCYLFERFSEVIELPPQPVSLDLAFWLDHVELFFDLEDGIESDGPFNQPDERFATILDTVQVEKRWLTILSPTGQLFHESLRHRFTLSSSTILPPDSGIKPEHKKIRYEDDNRGKHKGLEIFLNKVRESPFVKEIYTHYYNPSLNVPIRFRKSTKDPRHQLEGIFSNAGATTKFDIITTAQNSRQMQACIAELNDSFAA
- a CDS encoding TIGR02710 family CRISPR-associated CARF protein encodes the protein MARLMIMSIGGSPEPLRKSIAEHQPERIIFFASQDSILKAGEVLDRINLKPKIESELSEDPNSLFECYKTARLCVRRAMRSGYSDDEIMIDYTGGTKVMTAALILATVGYPFQFNYVGGDARTKAGLGIVENGHERMFSDMNPWSVFAEEERRQVIILFNRCRFSAVIEIISMASTRDLPVEIADYFNFVKYLAEGFLYWEQFNHKMAATSLTTGIQNLENYLRVHRDSQYNQFTDDLRQCHERLKNILSMTKGLNKFHPVLIDDLLNNARRRISEGRYDDAAARVYRALELYGQIIFQESAGCSNSNVPKDKIPETIREEFVRKYADPVDGIIKLPLQATFNFLQKTGHEAGERFFQNISEIKKIQGSRNESILAHGIKPVTEHAIGKILQVVSDFTGFKAIFDFPRLP